GGGATattatcataaagcatttcaatttcaattatttaatcagaatACGGTTAaaaatggtgttgattccttagaacatcaaattagaactcaaggatagtttggatgctctagatcatcctagtgaccataacctgacctgggcaatatttttcctggatggaacagttaattttgaacattttttctgaagaaagcaaggctctatctcttcaaactgaattttgacagctgattttcgtcttgggtcatatatgacccatccgtattgaatcggttaaaccTCTTCCTTTCATgttcttcgtcttcgacgttaTGATGACTTGTCCAATCCGCTTAGCTACCCTTTCAGTtagatgtaggcttccttcttcttctcaaCGTtgcgtgggcttcgtggccttGCGGTTAGTGAAGACAGTCGTCTAGGTCGTCGATTTCTGCCCTAGTAAGgagacaaaatttcataaaGCTGAATATTCTTCACTGGCCCACCCTTCACTGGGTGCTGTATAAATGCCCTTAcagtccgttgtctaatgctagatgttaagtgttcagttttCTTTTAACTTGAATACTATAAGCGCATGCTCGCTCCTTACACTTAATTCCACTCATTAGGTTCTGTACAACATCTGGCTAAAGCTTCTTCTATATCCAACTACGTGGTACTTATGAAAGTGTCGCAGTCACTATAGCCTTTTTGCTTCCATTTTCTCCCTCTCCTTACGATGAAGATGGACGTGGCCAGTAGCAGTAATTTTCATGCTTTTGTTGTTCTTTCCTTTTAtagatttctgatagcattctagatagggatttcaaaaataaaacactagttTGAATTCTACGAATTATATCAAAACAATGCAATTCATCTTGTAGCCCTGTCCTAGGTTcaaaacttcatacaaaagtcactatttggtcactgctgcaattgaaagtcactagggtatctgttccataattaataacatgctcctatatcaataacattcgcaaaacaggctattcaggctcaatttgtgtcgtgttttgttgttaggggccgtacacatattacgtaagcacttatggggggagggggggtcggtcaatatcttacggtccatataaataaaaattcatttgtatggaaaaaatcttacatggggggagggggggtcgaaaaacccagaaaaattgcttacgtaataagtgtacgaccccttatccggcgtgctcactgctgaaaaaatcataaaaatgaaaaataaaacaatttgcgcatcaattctttgttttcggtACATGGTATAAattcatcgttggtcactaaagtcactattttaaacgacattcatcgctaccagccctgtgtaTGTGATTCATTGGCATACTCTCGGAAGAAGATGTTGAGTGTTTCAGGGAGAGACACGAGAAGAGTGAGTAGCTTCGTTACTCAAATATGGCAACGCGCGTGTTACATCGCGGTCAATGATCGTTGGACTCATAGACTAATTACGAATGTATCAAATTGGATGAATAGGGAACACTGCTAGATTAACTTACACAGGTGTTGTTTGAACATGGTTATCAAATATGCAGCGGGTAAGCTGCTGTGCCCTCCCTATAACTATACGGAGACCATTGCGGCTCATACGTGACAGTTGTTACCTGGTTGCTCTTTTCCATAGTGAGTTAGCGACAGGGGTCAATAGGTCGTCGCGACTTACTAAGGCATAATAAcacgaaaataataataatacgtaATAGCCATTATACGATTAACAACCCTTTCggtctattttttttaaacattgttGGCCACGCCGTTTGAACAAACAAGCAGCAAGCAGCGCAGCCATCTCTGCTTTTCATTGTAATGTAACAATTTTTATGTGCACTGCTCACATAAATCGATAAAGCTCTTTACTCAGACTAAAACTAATTGATGAGTAAACCAGTGCAATCCAACCTTTGCTGATAACAGATATGAAGTATGTAGGTAAATTCACAAATCTCAGCCTCGTGCAACTGATTAGTGAGCTTGATGTGGCAACAGACGTTATATTAGAAAGTTATAAAAACGAAATGCACGAGACTCACCAAACCACTATTCTGAGAATGCAGTTAAAAAGTGTTGTAATAAATTTTGTATCATGTGCGATTATATTTTCGTTGATGACTTATGGTGAGCACTCATGTTATTCAGCCTTAAGCCATGATTTCCGATAAATTTTAATTCTCCAAACAGGATATGCCTTGACATGCAACACGTGTAACGATCGGGATTGCGATTCCGGTGGAATCGAGTTCAACTGTACAGCCGACATGATCCTGGAAACGCACCAATTACTAGTCGCGTTGAACCCTTCGTTGGATAGCGTTGCTCCGTCAACGAGTGCAGAATACGCCTGTTTCCGACTAACTGCGGCCGTGTTTGTGGACACGGGATTTTCAATTCCCTTTGTCGAACATGGCTGCACTTTCCAACAGACTGCATTTTGCGACGGTTGGGAAAGCGACGTGGTGGTCAACGAGTGCCATGTTTGTCACACTGATCGTTGTAATGTGGTGGAGCCTCCGAAGCCGACCACCACCGAGGGAGCTGTGTCACCAGAAGCGCCCAATCCCAGTGGCACAGGGGCCGGTGCAGATCTCGTCAGTGATTTTCGCAATCGGCTAGTGGTCGGAATATTGATTCTATCACTTTTGTTGACATAGAAGATTGACGTAGATAATAAATGATTATCAACCGTGGATCGACTATGTGGCTTATTTAGTAAACATATCCAAGGTGTAGTGTAATCAATCTTCAATGTTGAATTGTTTGTATATTTGCAACGTTGTAACAATCTTCGATCACTATAAAATGTAGTAGATCCTCGATTGAACGAGcagtgatcatttgaacaaagtgcctcgagttttattttaatttccaatATGAGTTTTCTACCAAAAATCTCAGATATGTTTATTGCTTTACTACTAATCGGTGCCATCGTTAATGGTTTGGGTCTTATATGATATTGCCGATTCACGCATAATTAAATCGTTCCATCTCACAGCCGCTAATGCGTTACAGTGCAGCAATTGCCTCGATCCCAAAGCCTGCAGATCCGGTTCTGTTCCAAGGGTAGAATGTGACGATGAAAACGTATCCCTCCACCACAGGTTACTCGGGTATCGGAATCCAAATTTGGCTTCTGCTAGCGCAGATGACACAACTGGATATAAATGTTTCGACGTTAAACTGACCTACATCAGTCCACTGACCGGAAGTAGTGTGCTGGTTGAAGAAAAGGGATGTACCGACGCTGGAACAGATCTGTGCGATGGGTGGGATTCAACCACTCACGTGACGCGATGCAGTACTTGCGATTCCGGTGATGAGTGCAATAAATAAGGTTTAATTGATGATGAAAATCGTCAAAATAAACGATTGAGATTTGTTAATAAAAACAATGTTCAAAACACGAATAAAAATCATGGCAGATGAGTGATGACATCCACTGCACAGAGGTCGTCTAATCataattcataccgaccgattgccatgctatcaagcatgagaaaattattggagaaaattatcctttcaagagtcgaccattgggtcgaagaaaatgcattattatcaaatactcaattcggttttcgaaaaggtaaaggaacaaatgattgcctagcgttgctctctttagatatacagctggcctatgcgcacaaggagcaactggcttcagttttcttggatattaagggcgtttttgattctgtttccatagaagtactgtcggaaaatctgcacagtagtggattacccgttattttgaataatctcttgtacaatttgttgtcagtaaaacacatgaactttactctcggcactctgacaacttccagaaatagctacatgggccttccccaacgttcatgtttaagtcccttgctttacaatttctatgtt
The nucleotide sequence above comes from Armigeres subalbatus isolate Guangzhou_Male chromosome 3, GZ_Asu_2, whole genome shotgun sequence. Encoded proteins:
- the LOC134219125 gene encoding uncharacterized protein LOC134219125 gives rise to the protein MHETHQTTILRMQLKSVVINFVSCAIIFSLMTYGYALTCNTCNDRDCDSGGIEFNCTADMILETHQLLVALNPSLDSVAPSTSAEYACFRLTAAVFVDTGFSIPFVEHGCTFQQTAFCDGWESDVVVNECHVCHTDRCNVVEPPKPTTTEGAVSPEAPNPSGTGAGADLVSDFRNRLVVGILILSLLLT